CCGGAACCAAGCTGGCGCTGGAGGACGCGATCGCGCTGGCCGGTGCGCTGGCCGGGGAAAGCTCGGTGACCGCCGCGTTCGCCGCGTACGAGCGAGCCCGCCGTCCCGCGGTCGAGCGGTTCAAACAGCTCGCCGGCCGCAGCCAGCGGTGGTGGGATTCCTACCGCTGGCGGGCGGACTGGCCGGCCGAACGGCTCGGCCTGTCCTACATGACTCGCTCCGGCAATCTGACCATGGCCGACTACGCCGCCTCGGAGCCGGAGGTCGTGCGTACGGCACTGGAGTGGCTGGGTACCGCGCCGTCCGGCGACCCGGCGGAGTGGGTTCTGGCGCAACCGTTGCGCGGCAACGGAATCCACCTTCCTGCACGGGCGATCACGCGGGCGGAACTCGGCCGGCCGGTCGAAGAGGTCGGGTGGACCGAGCCGGACGTGTGGGGCGAGGCCGCCGACGCGGCGGTCGGCCGGCTCGCCGCTGGCGCCGGACCCCTGCTGGTCACCGGGAAACCGGACGAGTTCTGGGCCCGCGTGGACCTCGCCGAGCGGCTCCGGCTGCAGACCCGGCGGACCGTCGGGGTGGACCTGCCGCGCTCGGCGCGGGCCTTCGCGGCAACCTCGGTCGGCGCCGGCCGAGCCGATTTCGTGACTGTCTCCCAGGAGGATTCGTGACCAGCAATTCCCGGCGCGTCGGGCTGATCGTGCCGAGTTCGAACGTCACCGTCGAGACCGAGCTGCCGCGGCTGCTGCAGCGGGTGGCCGGCGTCGAGTTTTCTTTCCATGCCAGCCGGATGCGGATGCACGCCGTCACCCCGGAGCAGCTGCGCGCGATGAACGCGCAGCGCGAACGGTGCGTGCTGGAGGTCGGTGACGCGCAGACGGAGGTGTTGCTGTACGCCTGTCTGGTCGCGGTGATGGCCATGGGCGCCGGCGAGCACCGTGACGCCGAGCTGCGGATCGCCGAACAGCTCGCGCTCGGCGGATCGGACACGAAGGTGCTGTCCAGCGCCGGTGCGCTCGTGCGGGCGCTGGGCGACCTGGCCGCGAAGCGGGTCGCGCTGGTCATGCCGTACACCGAACCCGTCGCTCGCACGGTGGTCGAATACCTCGAAGCCGAAGGCTTCACGATCACCGGCTGGCGCGCGCTCGGCGTCGCGGACAACACCGAGGTCGGCTGCATTCCGGGCGACACTGTGCTGGCCGCGGCCCGCGAGCTCGACCTGGGCGACAGCGACGCGCTGGTGCTCTCGTGCTGCGTCCAGATGCCGTCGCTCGATCTCGTGCAGCCCGCGGAAGAGGAATTCGGGCTGCCGGTGCTGTCCGCGGCCACCGCCGGCGCGTACTCGATCCTGCGCGCCCTTGGCCTGCCCGTCGACCTTCCCGGCGCGGGTTCGCTGCTGCGCGCCGATGCCAAAGTCCAAGCCTGAAAGGGGTTCCCGATGACCGACAAGCCAGTGCACCGGGTGCGCGGGGTCGACCACGCCGCGTTCCCGACCTTCGACCCGGCCGCAACCGTCCGGTTCTACCGTGATGTGCTCAAGTTCCCGATCGTCCACTCGATCTGCGCGGCCGGCTGGGGCCCGGAACGGCATCCGGACTTCATCCACTTCTTCTTCGACATCGGCGGCGGCGACCGGCTGGCGTTCTTCTACTACTTCGGCTGGGAACCGGCCGGCGACCAGACCGCACCGGGCGACGCGTGGGCCCGGCTGCCGCACGGCACGCCGAAGTTCTTCGCCGACAGCAGGCACCTGGCGATCAACGTCGCCGACGAGGACGACTTGCTGGAGTACCGCCGCCGGCTGGACGACTCCGAGTGGCCGGTCGAAATGCAGGTCATGCACGAGACCATCGAATCCGTCTACACGCACGACCCGAACGGATACATGGTCGAGATCACCCGCGCGCTGCGCCCGGTCACGCCGCAGGAAGACCTCGACGCGGAGCTGACTCTGCAGGCGCTGTGCGACGTAGTGGCCGGCGAGGCGCCGTCGATGGACCAGCTGCTGACGCGCAAGGCCGAGCTGATCGTCGAGCGGGCGGCGTCGTGGGAGCCGGCGGGGAAGGAGCTGGTCTGACGTGGCCCGGTTCTACGTCCTCGACGTGCCCGAGAACATCGGCGTGGTCGACGTCGCACGGCAGGACGACCACAACACCGTCGACCGGATCGGACCGTACTTCCGGATCACCGCGCCGGAAGCCATCGTGATCGACCGGCGCGCGACCGGCTGCCGGCACGCGGTCTGGTACAGCGCGGTGGCCGGGCTGGAAGGCTCGGTGATCACCCAGCACGACAAGAACGCACTGCGGGTCGACAGGCGGGCCGATGGCTGAGAACGGACTCGGCGCCGGCCGGTATCTAGCCCCGGCGGAGGCCCCCGAAGCGACGACCACGACCGCGCACCAGCTCACGACGTACGACGGCGCGACCGTCAACGGTCTGCTGAGGACAGTCCCGGGCGCGACCACCGTGGCGGTCCTGATGCATCCGCGCCAGGACTTTTCGCAGCATGTGCTGGTGCCGGAGCTGCTGAGCCAGGGGTACGCGGTGTGGACCCAGGGCACCCGGACCGTCGGCAACGACCTCACCCTGCTGCACGAGCAAGCGTTGCTCGACCTGGCCGCCGGGAATGTTTTCCTGCGGGACAGGGGCTTCTCCCGAGTAGTCCTCATCGGACACTCCGGCGGCGCGGCACTGGCCGCGTTCTACCTCCAGCAGGCCGCGCGTCCGGCCGGCGAGCGGCTCCGGCGGACCCCCAGCGGGAAGCCGGTTCCGCTGGGAGAGGCCGAAATGCCGGTCGCGGACGGGTTCCTGATGATGGCTCCGCATCCTGGCCAGGGCGCGTTGCTGCTGCGGCTGATCGACCCGTCGGTCGTCGACGAGCAGGACCCGCGTTCGGCGTCGCCGGACCTGGACCCCTACCTCGCGGCCAACGGCTTCGCCGAACCTCCCGGCTCGTCCGCGTATTCGGAAGAGTTCCTCGCGAGGTACCGAAAAGCACAGTACGACCGGATCGCCCGGATCGACGCGCGAGCCCGCGAACTCGCCGAGCGGTCCGCGGCGGCCCGGCACCGGTACGGCGAAACCCGCGATGCCGCCGACCGCCGGACCGCGTTGGCCACCGGCGTCCTGACGGTGTATCGCACCGATGCAGACCTGCGCTCGGTCGATCTTTCGCTGGACCCGAACGACCGCCCGTACGGTTCGCTGTTCGGCCGCCGCCCGGACCTCACCAACTACGGAGTCGTCGGCTTCGGCCGCCTGACGACGCCGGATTCGTGGCTGTCGACGTGGTCGGCGATCTCGGGCAACGCGGACCTGGCTGCCTGCCTGCCCGACGTCACGGTGCCGACGCTGCTCGTGGAACTGACCGGCGACCAGGCCTGCTTCCCGGCTGACGCGCTTCGGTTCCGCGACCTCAGCGGCGCCGAGGACGTGTCGCACGTGCGGGTGCCGGGCCGCCATTTCGGTGCGCCGCTGCGGGAAGGGATGACCTCCGGCGCGACCCTGGCCGGCGCGGAAATGGGGGAGTGGCTGCGGGCCCGGTTCCCGGCCGGAGCGCTCACGACGGCCTGATCTCCCATTTCTCCAAGCCGTCAGCCAGCTCTGGCTGAGATGCTGGCCGACATGGTCAATCGAATCATCGCCTACTCAGTCGGCGCCGACGACGCCGAGACTCGCGAGTTCTATCAGCAGGTCCTCGGCCTGGAGGTCGCGATGGACGACCCGGTGCTCGGCCTGCGCAGTCCCGGAGCGCCGGCCGCGCAGGTGCTGGTCCTGCCGCCGGGCCCGGTGGTCCCGCGCTGGGGAATCGACCTCGGCGACCCGGCCGCGGTCGAGGCGGCACACGCCGAATCGGTCCGCCGAGGTCTGCGCATCGCCTACCCGCTGACTGACGAATCCTGGGGCGTAAAGCGGTTTTTCGTCGAAGATCCGGGCGGTACGGTGGTCAACGTGCTCGCGCATCTGGAGTGAGGCCGCGAGCGGGGAGGCGACGTCGTGGACCGCGAAGAACTGCGCGAGCTGTTGGAGGCCGAAGGCACCGAGGTCTGTCTGCTGGCTGCCGACGGGCTTGCCCATGGCGCGCTGTTCGATGGTTTTGGCCGTGGCCACACGATTTCCTTCGCGTCGATCTTCGGCCGGAGCACGGTCCGGCTGGAGGTCTCTTCCGCCCGCGACAGCCGGAAAACACTCCAGGCCGACGCCATGAGGACGGTGCCGGCCTGGAGCGTTTCGTGACGGGCTCAGCGACGGGCCGCCGCGACGGCCAGCTTCCACACCGCGTACCCGATCGCGTCGGAGTTCTTCTCCAGCGGCGGGTCCGGGATGTTCGAGGTCGTGTCGCAGGCGCGGTGGTAGCAGTTGTCGAACGGCGCGCCCGCGGTGCCGCCCCACTTCTGGGCCTGCGCGGAGCTCTTGATGTCTCCGGCACCGGTGGCGAGACCGCCGACCGGGATGCCCGCGCTCTTGAACGACGCGTGGTCGGACCGGCCGTCGCCTTCGGAGTCTCCCTCGGTCTGGATGCCGACCGAGGCGAAGTACTCGTCGAAGACGGCCTTGACCGAGGCGACGTCGTCATAGACGAAGTAGCCCCAGTTCTTCGAGCCGATCATGTCGAAGTTGAGGTAGGTCTTGATCTTCGCGCGCTCGGTGCCGGGCAGGCTGCTGACGTAGTGCCGGGAGCCGACCATGCCGGATTCCTCGTCGGCCCACCAGGCGAACCGGACCCGCTTGGCCATCGCCGGGTTGGTGCGGGCCAGCGTCAGCGCGACCTCGAGGATCGACGCGCTGCCGGAACCGTTGTCGTTGATGCCAGGGCCGGCGCTCACCGAGTCGAGGTGCGCGCCCAGCATGAGGACCTGGTTCGCGTCGCCCTGCGGCCATTCGGCGATCAGGTTCTGCGACTGGCCGAGGCAGCTCGTGCAGGTCTGGCGCTTCGTGGCGAAGCCCGCGTTCTTGAGCAAATTCTCCACATAGGACACCGACGCCGCGTACCCGCCGCCACGCGGGGAGCGCGTGCCGCCGTTGTCGCGGGCGATGGCCTGCAGCTGGGTGAGGTGCGTCTTGATGTTGGCCAGCGAGATGTCCGGCGCGGCGAGCGGCGACTCGGGCGCGGCGGTGGCCACGGGCCCGCTGAGTACGCCCAGCATCGCCGTGAGGGCGGTGGCCCCGGCGGCGAGTCGTGTCTTCCATTTCATGGCAGTGAGATCCTCCGGGTGGAGTGGGGAGACCTCGGGGCTGCCCCGGCGGGACAGCCCCGAGGCGCGGCCGGGCGGGACCCGGCCGCGGTCAGCGGCGCGGCGTGCAGGAGGTCGGTTCGCCGCTCACCGCGGGCACCGAGATGGCGTTCCAAGCGGCCTTGGTGGCGTTGAATTCGGCGCAGCTGCCCGGGTACAGGTCGATCGCGGCCTGCAGCGTCGCCTTGCGTGCGGCCCGGTGATTCCACGAGGAAGTCTTCTTCAGAAGACCGTTGTAGAAAATCTTGGCGGCCTTCTGGACGCCGATCCCGGTGACGCTGGAGTTGTTGCAGGTCGGGCTCTTCGGCTGGCCGTTCGTCGGCGACGAACCCTCGGCGAGCAGGTAGAACCAGTGGTTCTGCGGACCGGCCGCGGCGTGCACCTCGGTGCTCGGGATGGACGACGAGTAGCAGTTCGGGTCGCCGGCCTTCGAGGGGTCGTACATGTACCGGATCGGGCCGTTGCCGACGAGGTTGACGCCTTCGCCGACCTCGTAGTCCGGCTGGTCCTTGGCGTTGTTCGCATACGCCTCGGTCATCGCGCCGAAGATGTCGCCGGTCGACTCGTTCAGGCCGCCGTTCTCGTTTCCGGAACCGGCGCCGCCCGGGGTGAACTGGAAGACGCCGTGCCCGAATTCGTGCGCGACGACGTCCATCGAGGTGGCCTGGCGGCGGTTGTCCTGCGAGTGCCCGAAGTGCGTCGACGAGCCGTCCCAGTAAGCGTTGACGTCGCTCAGTCCGACGGACGCCGGGTAGCCTCGCCCGGTGCCGTTGATGCCGTCGCGGCCCAGCCAGTCCTTCAGCATCTTCCACTCGGTCTGGACGCTGAAGAGAACGTCGACGCAGCCGGTTTCCAGGTCGGTGCCCGAGCCGTTGCCCCAGCTGTTGTCCGGTCCACTGTAGACGGATCCGCCTTCGCGGCCGCAGCTGATGCCCTGGCGGCCCGGGTCCCGCATCGAGTACGTGGAGCCGGACTGAGTCGTGTCGACGGACACATTGCCGACGTAGTAGCTGTTTCCGGTGCCCGCGGCGTTGACCGCGTCCGGCTGGGGCTTCGCTTTGCGGCCGGAGGCGAAGGTCTTGACGTCGTCTCGTTTGTCGAGGATCGCGCCGGTAGCGGCGTCGACGAACACGTGCAGCTTGCTCGGCGCCGTAGCGGTGCGCCCGGAGACGACGACCTCGTAGGCCAGCTTCGGGTTGGCTCCGGCCAGCACCACCTTTTCCGGCGTGCTCACGCTGTCCACAGTGGGCAGTTGGGCGCGCGCTGTCCCGACGGCTTTGGCGGCCTCGAGAACCGCTTGCGTCCCAACGGAAATCGGTGACGTCTCCGCCGCGCTCGTGTCGCGCACGTTCCCGGCCCCGTCCGCGACGACGACCGCGTCACCGCCGACGACCCGCAGGCCCTGGTAGGTGCGCTCGTAGGCACCGTAGTAGAGCCCGCCGCCGCCGGCGATCAGGCCGACGCGCCGGAACGCTTCGGCCGGACCGCGGTTGAGCGCGCCGAGCCCGGAGGCGACCGCCTGGTCGGCGGCGCGAGCGGCGGCCGCGTCCGGGGACGAGGGCTGCGCCTGCGAAGCCGCGCTCGCCGGAGCGGTCGGCAGCGTGAGGGTCATGGCGAGCCCGGCGGCAGCCGCCAGGCCGGTAGTGAATCCGCGATGGGGCATCGAGGTTTCCTTCCCTGAAGGCAGGACGATGGGGTGCGGAGAGAGCGGAACGTGCTCGGCCTGCTCACTGTGGGTATCCGTCCGAACGCGTCCGAGTAAACGATCACCGCATCCGGGCGTCAATGCGCCGAACGGCCTAACGGAACGTTTCGGATTGCCCGGACATCGGCCAGTTGTCCCGTTGTTGCAGGGGTTTTCGGTGGATTCCGGGCAGGAGCGACTTTCGTAGGGAATGTCCGGTAAGCAGTCCGAATGTCGGAAGAGTCCGATCGGGGATCGAGACGGCGCCTGGCGGGGACGGCGAGGCCGCCGATGCGGAGCGCGTCGAGCACCGCGGAGTCCGACGGCGGGTTTCGCAGTATGCGGCGGCGGTGACCGGGGGTGCCGCCGCGGGCTCGCCTGCTCGGTGCGCTGGGCCGCAGGTCGGTTTCGGCGCGGTCAGCCGGAAAGCGCGCTGGCGTGTCGGCGGCCGGGTGCGCTGACGTCGATCCGCGCGCGGTATTCCGGTGGAATCGCTCGGCCGGAACCGGCCGCTGCCAGGCTCGGCGCGAACCGTCCCGCCGGCTTACGACGCCAGTTCTACCTCCAGCCCCATGACGCTGATGGTGCGCCGGCGGCGAAACCAGCTGCGGACGGCCGTCGCGTCAGGGAGCTCGTCGCGGAATGCCTTGCGCTGAGCCGGGGTCGCGGAACGCCAGCGCAGTTGCAGCACGGGCCGGACCGGCGCGACGACCGCACGGAACTGTTCGTGGACGTCCGCGGCCCGGGCGCGGTAGTCCCGATCCGGCTCGTAAGCCAGTTCCAGGTCGATCAACGGCTCCGGGCCGCCGGCCCGGTACCGGCACCGCGACAGCATGCGCGCGATCTCGTCCACGGCGAGCTGCACCGTGGTCGCCATCCGGTCCTGCCACCGGCCCAGGTGCGGCGCGTTCACCGCGGCCGGGGTCAGGTCGCCCGGCTGCACGATCAGCGCGCCGACCGCGGTCCCGGTGAGCTCGACGCGGAGCCGGCGTCCGCCCGAGTCGACGGAAAAGCGCGGTACCCGGCCGGCCAGGCCGGCGACAGACCGCAGCCGGGCCCACTCCGAGCCGTCGCCGGCGAGCACGAACGTGAACTCCAGTTCGTTCCCGGCGAGGTTCATCCTCGCCGGGAACAGGGACCCGAGGTCGGTCATGAACGCCGAGCCGATGCCGAGCACGCCGCTGGAACCGCCTCCGGCCATCACCGCCTCCTCGCGTGTGGGGTCAGGGCTACAGCTGCAGGTCCGCTTCGATGCGCTTGAGGTAGTGCCGGGCCAGTGCCAGGTTCGCGCGTTCGCGGTCCAGCACCAGGTACAGGAACAGCGTGTTCCTCGAACCCGCCGAGTTCAGCAGGCGGATCAGGTGGTACTGGCGGTGCAGCGTGATCAGG
This sequence is a window from Amycolatopsis benzoatilytica AK 16/65. Protein-coding genes within it:
- a CDS encoding maleate cis-trans isomerase family protein, with the translated sequence MTSNSRRVGLIVPSSNVTVETELPRLLQRVAGVEFSFHASRMRMHAVTPEQLRAMNAQRERCVLEVGDAQTEVLLYACLVAVMAMGAGEHRDAELRIAEQLALGGSDTKVLSSAGALVRALGDLAAKRVALVMPYTEPVARTVVEYLEAEGFTITGWRALGVADNTEVGCIPGDTVLAAARELDLGDSDALVLSCCVQMPSLDLVQPAEEEFGLPVLSAATAGAYSILRALGLPVDLPGAGSLLRADAKVQA
- a CDS encoding VOC family protein, translating into MTDKPVHRVRGVDHAAFPTFDPAATVRFYRDVLKFPIVHSICAAGWGPERHPDFIHFFFDIGGGDRLAFFYYFGWEPAGDQTAPGDAWARLPHGTPKFFADSRHLAINVADEDDLLEYRRRLDDSEWPVEMQVMHETIESVYTHDPNGYMVEITRALRPVTPQEDLDAELTLQALCDVVAGEAPSMDQLLTRKAELIVERAASWEPAGKELV
- a CDS encoding alpha/beta hydrolase, whose translation is MAENGLGAGRYLAPAEAPEATTTTAHQLTTYDGATVNGLLRTVPGATTVAVLMHPRQDFSQHVLVPELLSQGYAVWTQGTRTVGNDLTLLHEQALLDLAAGNVFLRDRGFSRVVLIGHSGGAALAAFYLQQAARPAGERLRRTPSGKPVPLGEAEMPVADGFLMMAPHPGQGALLLRLIDPSVVDEQDPRSASPDLDPYLAANGFAEPPGSSAYSEEFLARYRKAQYDRIARIDARARELAERSAAARHRYGETRDAADRRTALATGVLTVYRTDADLRSVDLSLDPNDRPYGSLFGRRPDLTNYGVVGFGRLTTPDSWLSTWSAISGNADLAACLPDVTVPTLLVELTGDQACFPADALRFRDLSGAEDVSHVRVPGRHFGAPLREGMTSGATLAGAEMGEWLRARFPAGALTTA
- a CDS encoding VOC family protein, producing the protein MVNRIIAYSVGADDAETREFYQQVLGLEVAMDDPVLGLRSPGAPAAQVLVLPPGPVVPRWGIDLGDPAAVEAAHAESVRRGLRIAYPLTDESWGVKRFFVEDPGGTVVNVLAHLE
- a CDS encoding M28 family metallopeptidase; this translates as MKWKTRLAAGATALTAMLGVLSGPVATAAPESPLAAPDISLANIKTHLTQLQAIARDNGGTRSPRGGGYAASVSYVENLLKNAGFATKRQTCTSCLGQSQNLIAEWPQGDANQVLMLGAHLDSVSAGPGINDNGSGSASILEVALTLARTNPAMAKRVRFAWWADEESGMVGSRHYVSSLPGTERAKIKTYLNFDMIGSKNWGYFVYDDVASVKAVFDEYFASVGIQTEGDSEGDGRSDHASFKSAGIPVGGLATGAGDIKSSAQAQKWGGTAGAPFDNCYHRACDTTSNIPDPPLEKNSDAIGYAVWKLAVAAARR
- a CDS encoding M4 family metallopeptidase, which gives rise to MPHRGFTTGLAAAAGLAMTLTLPTAPASAASQAQPSSPDAAAARAADQAVASGLGALNRGPAEAFRRVGLIAGGGGLYYGAYERTYQGLRVVGGDAVVVADGAGNVRDTSAAETSPISVGTQAVLEAAKAVGTARAQLPTVDSVSTPEKVVLAGANPKLAYEVVVSGRTATAPSKLHVFVDAATGAILDKRDDVKTFASGRKAKPQPDAVNAAGTGNSYYVGNVSVDTTQSGSTYSMRDPGRQGISCGREGGSVYSGPDNSWGNGSGTDLETGCVDVLFSVQTEWKMLKDWLGRDGINGTGRGYPASVGLSDVNAYWDGSSTHFGHSQDNRRQATSMDVVAHEFGHGVFQFTPGGAGSGNENGGLNESTGDIFGAMTEAYANNAKDQPDYEVGEGVNLVGNGPIRYMYDPSKAGDPNCYSSSIPSTEVHAAAGPQNHWFYLLAEGSSPTNGQPKSPTCNNSSVTGIGVQKAAKIFYNGLLKKTSSWNHRAARKATLQAAIDLYPGSCAEFNATKAAWNAISVPAVSGEPTSCTPRR